From Megalobrama amblycephala isolate DHTTF-2021 linkage group LG24, ASM1881202v1, whole genome shotgun sequence, the proteins below share one genomic window:
- the snai1b gene encoding LOW QUALITY PROTEIN: snail family zinc finger 1b (The sequence of the model RefSeq protein was modified relative to this genomic sequence to represent the inferred CDS: deleted 1 base in 1 codon), translating to MPRSFLVKKYFSNKKPNYSELESQTDKRYAVVPQCFPLDDFHSKEGDSVVPNYPSMLVWATSALPLTFTPVTPSIPSPPGPLDLSSQSSSSSGEEDECRTSDPPSPDPSDRFQCAHCGKTCSSPAALSRHQLTHCAASPQTAITATGTTSTATRAAFHCKHCPKEYNSLGALKMHIRSHTLPCVCTTCGKAFSRPWLLRGHIRTHTGERPFSCTHCNRAFADRSNLRAHLQTHSEVKKYQCGTCSRTFSRMSLLHKHTLSGCCPSA from the exons atgccACGTTCATTTCTTGTCAAG AAGTATTTCTCCAACAAGAAGCCAAACTACAGTGAACTGGAGAGTCAAACTG ACAAACGCTATGCTGTCGTCCCACAATGCTTCCCTCTGGATGACTTCCACTCCAAAGAAGGAGATTCTGTGGTGCCCAACTATCCCTCCATGCTTGTGTGGGCTACTAGTGCCTTACCCCTTACCTTCACGCCGGTTACACCCAGCATCCCCTCTCCTCCTGGGCCTCTGGACCTGAGCTCTCAGTCCAGTTCCAGCAGCGGAGAGGAGGACGAGTGCCGCACGTCCGATCCCCCAAGCCCAGACCCCTCCGACCGCTTCCAGTGCGCCCACTGTGGCAAGACCTGCAGCAGCCCTGCTGCTCTATCCCGCCATCAGCTCACGCACTGCGCCGCCAGCCCACAAACAGCCATCACCGCCACAGGAACCACCAGCACAGCCACCAGAGCGGCCTTTCATTGCAAGCACTGTCCCAAAGAGTACAACAGTCTGGGTGCGCTGAAGATGCACATCCGCTCACACACACTCCCCTGTGTGTGCACCACATGTGGCAAGGCCTTCTCCAGACCCTGGCTACTGCGAGGACACATTCGTACACATACCG GTGAACGTCCCTTCTCATGCACCCACTGTAACCGTGCGTTTGCGGACCGCTCGAACCTGCGGGCTCACCTTCAGACCCACTCCGAAGTGAAGAAGTACCAGTGTGGAACGTGCTCTCGTACCTTCAGCCGCATGTCCCTCCTGCACAAACACACCCTCTCCGGCTGCTGTCCGTCTGCCTAG